The Megalops cyprinoides isolate fMegCyp1 chromosome 12, fMegCyp1.pri, whole genome shotgun sequence genome contains a region encoding:
- the LOC118786485 gene encoding zinc finger MYM-type protein 4-like isoform X1, with protein MAESKEAKRSEDSRGAESDDGEIHSRHTQEAVASERPSAKEEQGDAPKIPTPALSQHSSNEEGGGGGEKEAPASQSESRDSDAEWEHGTLSSFPLQVSGLGMADEELDGAPVIGADEEDDWDMDMSETLDSAMEMDQQMDTRTDKPADARTEVEKKGSPAEVEADAAKTATSGVGAGAVATPWDAQRPPLADVEMSVVAESAGPDGERQTQNSDASQGGGVPQLSGSGGSRRLSEETQEALCTSQELEMGDGERAPYSPPLDIKDEPIDEEYDRALLPHPPPRRIKDEPDAPEELVQQHKTSEMLRISSVFSVGESSASSAIAPRPASGGGQVARAMPVPPRTPQTVTPPAPASASRGGTPPGTVRVSCSGCTKVLQKGQTAFQRKGSSQLFCSTVCLTGCTLPATKSLPKKTCHACLKEIVNPKDLIIAPVDTAGNMKDFCSQGCLSDFKKNTTASMLPGEGVTIKCSMCRKTAIIRHEVNYQGAVHKLCSDTCFSRFRSSNNLTMNCCETCGNYCYSASGQCHLLQIEGTTRKFCSPVCLTTYKQKLTKVSPCAQCGTPRSSAEMVESTGADGKIHLYCSMGCAASATPRSGIAGASFPCTNCKVVAVPQFHLALNDGTIRNFCSYNCVLTFQASFTKTVPQGQMNGTSSIPEGPSVPPPGPFLPSQAPGTVPRASALPSLSAPPHGQALPHGHALPHTPAQTHGPGSGQTPPSPSTRGHGHALVAPPLISRGPVPAQAPPSLTQGPPMVPPGPLTRGLVKLTCKQCFHPFSSKPELIQFKGQMIQFCGKTCSEEFRKLNFVTARCEYCKLEKMVRDVIRFNRIDRPFCSEGCKLLFKHDLSKRSGTPCRSCAYCTNMSQKMIQNHFGGRLEEFCREECMSLYTVLYYQMAKCDWCQRQGKLLESQKWLGEVKHFCNLQCLLHFTSQQSSYDQPSAGQDSAYDQPTVGQKSSYDQPSAGQHASYDPLPSSGALPPQIPTGTVPACIAPPPIPVGALGNVGLTVPPYHPAYVSKEATPVIANVVSLASAPTGQPYITANMALQGAVPSAFSQTKINGDASTQTDAMKPPAAPRRVLKNKALLCKPISQNKGTLCKPHLQSTESQTEEQKDQKIMVLPVPVPVFIPVPMHLYTQYTPLPLGLPVPLPVPMFLPTSPASADSILRAVQDLRDSTPRDPQKGDRHITEEEEEEEEERDKPISFGDQGSTYSGDLESEGVSTPHSWEEESAASNQRLGPASDPEGPPSTPGTHTQLDLEADFPIESLQPTSTKELNVTLRNRGRRRPRDGFPPRKRGRKRGAAVVAAGVARSAMPPAGSSKLHHMYGVNAWRCWVQGMSGQSEQEQLKQGGRSVALKEDVLQCSSSELSFGLCRFIREVRRPNGEPYSPDSIFYLCLGLQQYLLENGRIENLFTDQLYSNFTLEITKMLRDWKPTILPSGYLPWRVEEEFLWACKQLGAYSPTVLLNTLLFFSTKLFHLKTLPQHRRLSFANLTRCTRQGTSTKSTYLRFCPAHRDPAATETPALPAKRRIEEDEEEGVLEMPENTDNPLRCPVRLYEFYLSKCPDEVKQRTDLFYLQPERSCMPNSRLWYSSQPLESAMLENMLTRILTVREVHLVGEQPVTPTFQSNEENSE; from the exons GATTCCCGGGGAGCAGAGTCAGATGATGGGGAGatacacagcagacacacacaggaag CAGTGGCTTCTGAGAGGCCCTCAGCTAAAGAGGAACAGGGTGATGCCCCCAAGATCCCCACACCTGCTTTGTCTCAACACAGCAGCaatgaggaggggggaggaggcggagagAAAGAGGCGCCTGCGTCCCAGTCTGAGTCGAGGGACAGTGACGCAGAGTGGGAGCATGGtaccctctcctcctttcccctccaaGTGTCTGGGTTGGGCATGGCGGACGAGGAGCTGGACGGTGCTCCAGTGATCGGAGCTGACGAAGAGGACGACTGGGATATGGACATGAGTGAGACTCTGGACAGCGCCATGGAAATGGACCAACAGATGGACACAAGGACAGACAAACCGGCTGATGCACGTACAGAGGTCGAAAAGAAGGGGTCCCCGGCAGAAGTGGAGGCGGATGCAGCCAAAACAGCGACCTCCGGTGtaggtgcaggtgcag TGGCCACCCCGTGGGATGCACAGCGCCCCCCTCTGGCAGATGTGGAGATGAGCGTTGTGGCGGAGTCTGCCGGGCCAGACGGGGAGAGGCAAACGCAGAACTCTGACGCCAGCCAGG gtGGGGGAGTGCCTCAGCTCTCCGGTTCAGGGGGGAGCAGACGCTTGTCTGAGGAGACTCAA GAGGCGCTGTGCACATCACAGGAGTTGGAGATGGGGGATGGTGAGAGGGCACCTTACTCCCCACCACTTGACATCAAAGACGAGCCAATCGATGAGGAGTACGACCGCGCCCTCTTACCTCACCCCCCACCAAGGCGTATCAAGGATGAACCTGATGCCCCAGAG GAGCTGGTCCAGCAGCACAAGACCTCAGAAATGCTGAGAatcagctctgtgttttctgtgggaGAAAGCTCAGCTTCCTCCGCTATAG ctccccGGCCTGCCTCTGGCGGCGGCCAGGTGGCGCGGGCGATGCCGGTCCCGCCCAGGACCCCGCAGACCGTGACGCCGCCGGCCCCCGCGTCGGCCTCCCGCGGCGGCACCCCTCCCGGCACGGTGCGCGTGTCCTGCTCAGGGTGCACCAAGGTGCTGCAGAAGGGCCAGACGGCCTTCCAGCGCAAGGGCTCCTCCCAGCTTTTCTGCTCCACCGTCTGCCTCACAGGCTGCACCCTGCCCGCCACCAAGAGCCTGCCCAAAAAGACCTGCCACGCATGTTTGAA AGAGATTGTGAATCCAAAAGATTTGATCATCGCTCCTGTGGACACAGCTGGTAACATGAAGGACTTCTGCAGCCAGGGCTGTCTCTCCGATTTTAAGAAGAACACAACGGCATCCATGCTGCCCGGTGAAGGCGTCACCATTAAATGCAGCATGTGCCGCAAGACTGCCATT ATCCGTCATGAGGTGAACTACCAGGGTGCAGTGCACAAACTGTGCAGCGACACCTGCTTCTCTCGCTTCCGCTCCTCTAACAACCTGACCATGAACTGCTGTGAGACCTGCGGCAATTACTGCTACAGCGCCAGCGGGCAGTGCCACCTGCTGCAGATAGAGGGCACCACCAGGAAGTTCTGCAGCCCAGTCTGCCTCACTACCTATAAGCAG AAGTTAACGAAGGTGAGTCCGTGCGCGCAGTGCGGAACCCCCCGCTCGTCGGCTGAGATGGTGGAGAGCACCGGGGCTGATGGGAAGATTCATCTCTACTGCTCCATGGGATGTGCGGCCAGTGCCACACCTCGCTCGGGCATTGCAG GTGCTTCCTTCCCCTGTACAAACTGCAAGGTTGTAGCTGTCCCACAATTCCACCTGGCCCTGAATGACGGCACGATCCGCAACTTCTGCTCGTACAACTGCGTCCTCACCTTCCAG gCGTCCTTCACTAAGACAGTTCCTCAGGGTCAGATGAATGGCACTTCCTCTATTCCTGAGGgcccctctgttccccctccTGGGCCTTTCCTGCCCTCCCAGGCACCAGGAACTGTGCCTCGAGCTTCTGCCTTACCTTCCCTTTCCGCCCCACCCCATGGCCAAGCCCTTCCCCACGGGCATGCTCTGCCCCACACACCTGCCCAGACGCACGGACCTGGCTCTGGACAGACCCCGCCCTCCCCCTCAACCCGAGGACACGGTCACGCCCTGGTCGCTCCCCCTCTCATATCCCGTGGGCCTGTCCCTGCTCAAGCCCCGCCCTCCTTGACCCAGGGACCACCCATGGTCCCACCTGGCCCTTTGACCCGCGGCCTGGTGAAGCTGACCTGCAAACAGTGTTTTCACCCCTTCTCCTCCAAACCGGAGCTCATCCAGTTCAAG GGTCAGATGATTCAGTTCTGTGGGAAGACATGCTCTGAGGAGTTTAGGAAGCTGAACTTTGTGACAGCTCGGTGCGAGTATTGCAAACTGGAGAAGATGGTCAGGGATGTGATCAGATTCAACCGCATTGACCGGCCCTTCTGCAGCGAag GGTGTAAGCTGCTCTTTAAGCACGACCTGTCCAAGCGCAGTGGAACCCCGTGCCGGTCCTGTGCCTACTGCACAAACATGTCCCAGAAGATGATCCAGAACCACTTCGGAGGGAGGCTGGAGGAGTTCTGCAGGGAGGAGTGCATGTCCCTCTACACGGTGCTGTACTATCAG ATGGCGAAGTGTGATTGGTGCCAGCGTCAGGGGAAGCTGCTGGAGTCCCAGAAGTGGCTGGGAGAAGTGAAGCACTTCTGTAACCTGCAGTGTCTGCTGCATTTCACCAGCCAACAAAGCTCCTACGACCAGCCATCCGCAGGCCAGGACAGTGCCTACGACCAGCCCACGGTGGGCCAGAAAAGCTCCTATGACCAGCCGTCGGCAGGCCAACATGCCTCCTACGACCCATTGCCCAGCTCCGGTGCCTTGCCACCCCAGA TTCCTACAGGGACTGTACCTGCCTGTATTGCACCCCCACCCATACCTGTAGGAGCGCTGGGAAATGTTGGCCTCACTGTTCCACCTTACCATCCCGCCTATGTGTCCAAAGAGGCCACGCCTGTCATTGCTAATGTGGTGTCGCTCGCTAGCGCCCCCACTGGGCAGCCCTATATCACTGCCAACATGGCCCTGCAAG GGGCTGTTCCTTCTGCATTCAGCCAGACCAAGATCAATGGAGAT GCAAGCACACAGACGGATGCGATGAAGCCCCCCGCAGCCCCCCGCAGAGTGCTGAAGAACAAGGCCCTGCTCTGCAAGCCCATCAGCCAGAACAAAGGCACCTTGTGCAAGCCACACCTACAGAGCACAGAGTCCCAGACAG aggagCAGAAAGATCAGAAGATCATGGTGTTGCCAGTTCCTGTGCCGGTCTTTATCCCTGTGCCTATGCACCTCTACACCCAGTACACACCGCTGCCCCTAGGGCTGCCTGTGCCG CTGCCAGTACCCATGTTCCTGCCCACCTCACCAGCCAGCGCAGACAGCATTCTACGCGCTGTCCAGGATCTCCGCGACAGCACGCCCCGTGACCCTCAAAAGGGTGACCGCCACATaactgaagaagaagaggaggaggaggaagagagggacaaACCCATCTCATTCGGAG ACCAGGGCAGCACGTACAGTGGGGACTTGGAGTCAGAGGGGGTCTCCACACCCCACAGCTGGGAAGAGGAGTCAGCGGCCAGCAACCAACGACTGGGCCCCGCCTCTGACCCCGAGGGGCCCCCCTCGACccccggcacacacacacagctcgaCTTGGAGGCGGACTTTCCCATTG AATCCTTGCAGCCGACGTCGACAAAGGAGCTGAACGTGACGCTGAGAAACAGGGGACGCAGGAGGCCCAGAGATGGCTTCCCCCCCAGGAAACGG GGTCGGAAACGGGGTGCTGCAGTGGTCGCCGCGGGCGTCGCGCGCAGTGCgatgccccctgctggcagctcCAAGCTGCACCACATGTATGGAGTGAATGCCTGGAGGTGCTGGGTCCAGGGGATGAGCGGCCAATCGGAGCAGGAGCAGCTCAAACAGGGTG gaaggTCTGTGGCACTGAAGGAGGATGTTTTGCAGTGCAGTTCTTCAGAGCTCAGTTTTGGTCTCTGCCGCTTCATCAGGGAGGTCAGGCGGCCCAACGGCGAGCCGTACAGCCCCGACAGCATCTTTTACCTGTGCCTGGGCCTCCAGCAG TACCTGCTTGAGAATGGAAGGATCGAGAACCTTTTCACTGATCAGCTGTACAGCAACTTCACCCTGGAAATCACCAAAATGCTCAGAGACTGGAAACCAACCATACTGCCAAGTG GCTACCTGCCCTGGCGGGTGGAGGAGGAGTTCCTGTGGGCGTGTAAGCAGCTGGGCGCGTACTCTCCCACCGTGCTGCTCAACACCCTGCTCTTCTTCAGCACCAAGCTCTTCCACCTGAAGACCCTCCCCCAGCACCGCCGCCTCTCCTTCGCCAACCTCACCCGCTGCACTCGCCAGGGCACCAGCACCAAGTCCACCTACCTGCGCTTCTGCCCCGCCCACAGGGACCCTGCAGCTACAG AGACACCAGCGTTACCAGCGAAGAGGAGGAtagaggaggatgaagaggagggtGTGTTGGAAATGCCAGAGAATACGGACAACCCTCTACGATGTCCCGTCAGACTGTATGAATTCTACCTCTCCAAGTG cccCGATGAGGTGAAGCAGCGGACAGACCTGTTCTACCTGCAGCCTGAGCGCTCCTGCATGCCCAACAGCCGTCTGTGGTACTCCTCCCAGCCACTAGAGAGTGCCATGCTGGAAAATATGCTCACACGCATACTCACTGTCCGGGAAGTGCACTTGGTGGGAGAGCAGCCCGTGACACCAACATTTCAGTCCAACGAGGAGAACTCTGAGTGA